A single region of the Neodiprion pinetum isolate iyNeoPine1 chromosome 5, iyNeoPine1.2, whole genome shotgun sequence genome encodes:
- the LOC124220348 gene encoding E3 ubiquitin-protein ligase RNF34 isoform X3 translates to MSWSKLFTRCSVLYMKGTFWKMACEGCATKFNLFKRKKQCTDCLRYYCTNCMTRSADRRLNCEKCRLLSQRPVIRSNLLEMRSKDLHRYLMAKKISTRGCVEKEDLVNLIIQHANATDSASSNQRTGSNPEDNRTNRPQEYPSQTQRDNEPTLSSSFNHSNSVPNPRPSPSNSNDSQTRQNAQTSSEEATPIISCPETENATSVGVSPRNIEIEELSDSENSQASGPEPLITEHDENAAADLEKRSDMVKELYSHTGAVKLSDITDIAELEALNVKQLKDLLSTNRVDYKGCIERGELLEKASGLWHHHVKSREDLEKLPFKDICKICMDAPIECVMLECGHMATCLNCGKQLSECPICRQYVIRVVRTFMP, encoded by the exons ATGTCATGgtcaaaattatttacaag ATGTTCCGTACTTTATATGAAGGGAACCTTCTGGAAAATGGCTTGTGAAGGGTGTgctacaaaattcaatttattcaaaagaaaa AAACAATGTACTGACTGCTTACGTTACTACTGCACAAATTGTATGACAAGATCCGCGGACAGGAGATTAAACTGTGAAAAATGTCGTCTTTTATCCCAAAGGCCTGTGATACGAAGTAATTTACTCGAAATGCGATCGAAAGATTTGCATCGCTATTTAATGGCcaagaaaatttcaactcgAGGCTGCGTTG aaaaagaagatTTAGTTAATCTTATTATACAGCATGCAAACGCGACTGACAGCGCCTCAAGCAATCAGAGAACAGGGTCCAATCCTGAGGATAATCG GACGAATAGGCCCCAAGAATATCCAAGTCAGACTCAAAGAGACAACGAACCTACTTTAAGCAG TTCCTTCAATCATTCCAATTCTGTACCAAATCCAAGACCTAGTCCATCTAATAGCAATGATAGCCAAACTAGACAGAATGCACAGACATCAAGTGAGGAGGCAACACCAATCATTAGCTGTCCGGAGACAGAAAATGCAACATCCGTTGGTGTATCACCTAGaaacattgaaattgaagAGCTCTCTGATAGTGAAAATAGTCAAGCTAGTGGGCCAGAACCTCTAATTACTGAACATGATGAAAACGCTGCTGCTGATCTTGAGAAACGCTCTGATATGGTCAAGGAATTGTACAGC cacACAGGCGCAGTTAAGTTATCCGATATAACTGACATAGCTGAACTTGAAGCTTTGAATGTAAAGCAACTGAAAGACTTGCTAAGTACAAACAGAGTTGATTACAAAGGCTGTATCGAGCGAGGTGAATTATTGGAAAAAGCTTCAGGACTCTGGCATCACCACGTTAAATCTAGAGAGG ATCTGGAAAAATTACCATTTAAAGACATATGTAAAATATGCATGGATGCTCCCATCGAATGTGTAATGCTTGAATGTGGTCATATGGCAACATGCCTCAACTGTGGAAAACAGCTGTCAGAATGTCCAATTTGCAGACAGTACGTGATTCGTGTTGTACGAACTTTCATGCCCTGA
- the LOC124220348 gene encoding E3 ubiquitin-protein ligase rififylin isoform X1: MSWSKLFTRCSVLYMKGTFWKMACEGCATKFNLFKRKKQCTDCLRYYCTNCMTRSADRRLNCEKCRLLSQRPVIRSNLLEMRSKDLHRYLMAKKISTRGCVEKEDLVNLIIQHANATDSASSNQRTGSNPEDNRYMHIFREFASTIGAADLLSSTSRPQSFTNNAPTNSRTNRPQEYPSQTQRDNEPTLSSSFNHSNSVPNPRPSPSNSNDSQTRQNAQTSSEEATPIISCPETENATSVGVSPRNIEIEELSDSENSQASGPEPLITEHDENAAADLEKRSDMVKELYSHTGAVKLSDITDIAELEALNVKQLKDLLSTNRVDYKGCIERGELLEKASGLWHHHVKSREDLEKLPFKDICKICMDAPIECVMLECGHMATCLNCGKQLSECPICRQYVIRVVRTFMP, from the exons ATGTCATGgtcaaaattatttacaag ATGTTCCGTACTTTATATGAAGGGAACCTTCTGGAAAATGGCTTGTGAAGGGTGTgctacaaaattcaatttattcaaaagaaaa AAACAATGTACTGACTGCTTACGTTACTACTGCACAAATTGTATGACAAGATCCGCGGACAGGAGATTAAACTGTGAAAAATGTCGTCTTTTATCCCAAAGGCCTGTGATACGAAGTAATTTACTCGAAATGCGATCGAAAGATTTGCATCGCTATTTAATGGCcaagaaaatttcaactcgAGGCTGCGTTG aaaaagaagatTTAGTTAATCTTATTATACAGCATGCAAACGCGACTGACAGCGCCTCAAGCAATCAGAGAACAGGGTCCAATCCTGAGGATAATCGGTATATGCATATCTTTCGCGAATTCGCTTCAACTATTGGTGCTGCAGACCTACTCAGCAGTACATCAAGGCCACAAAGCTTTACAAATAATGCACCAACTAATTCTAGGACGAATAGGCCCCAAGAATATCCAAGTCAGACTCAAAGAGACAACGAACCTACTTTAAGCAG TTCCTTCAATCATTCCAATTCTGTACCAAATCCAAGACCTAGTCCATCTAATAGCAATGATAGCCAAACTAGACAGAATGCACAGACATCAAGTGAGGAGGCAACACCAATCATTAGCTGTCCGGAGACAGAAAATGCAACATCCGTTGGTGTATCACCTAGaaacattgaaattgaagAGCTCTCTGATAGTGAAAATAGTCAAGCTAGTGGGCCAGAACCTCTAATTACTGAACATGATGAAAACGCTGCTGCTGATCTTGAGAAACGCTCTGATATGGTCAAGGAATTGTACAGC cacACAGGCGCAGTTAAGTTATCCGATATAACTGACATAGCTGAACTTGAAGCTTTGAATGTAAAGCAACTGAAAGACTTGCTAAGTACAAACAGAGTTGATTACAAAGGCTGTATCGAGCGAGGTGAATTATTGGAAAAAGCTTCAGGACTCTGGCATCACCACGTTAAATCTAGAGAGG ATCTGGAAAAATTACCATTTAAAGACATATGTAAAATATGCATGGATGCTCCCATCGAATGTGTAATGCTTGAATGTGGTCATATGGCAACATGCCTCAACTGTGGAAAACAGCTGTCAGAATGTCCAATTTGCAGACAGTACGTGATTCGTGTTGTACGAACTTTCATGCCCTGA
- the LOC124220348 gene encoding E3 ubiquitin-protein ligase rififylin isoform X2 codes for MKGTFWKMACEGCATKFNLFKRKKQCTDCLRYYCTNCMTRSADRRLNCEKCRLLSQRPVIRSNLLEMRSKDLHRYLMAKKISTRGCVEKEDLVNLIIQHANATDSASSNQRTGSNPEDNRYMHIFREFASTIGAADLLSSTSRPQSFTNNAPTNSRTNRPQEYPSQTQRDNEPTLSSSFNHSNSVPNPRPSPSNSNDSQTRQNAQTSSEEATPIISCPETENATSVGVSPRNIEIEELSDSENSQASGPEPLITEHDENAAADLEKRSDMVKELYSHTGAVKLSDITDIAELEALNVKQLKDLLSTNRVDYKGCIERGELLEKASGLWHHHVKSREDLEKLPFKDICKICMDAPIECVMLECGHMATCLNCGKQLSECPICRQYVIRVVRTFMP; via the exons ATGAAGGGAACCTTCTGGAAAATGGCTTGTGAAGGGTGTgctacaaaattcaatttattcaaaagaaaa AAACAATGTACTGACTGCTTACGTTACTACTGCACAAATTGTATGACAAGATCCGCGGACAGGAGATTAAACTGTGAAAAATGTCGTCTTTTATCCCAAAGGCCTGTGATACGAAGTAATTTACTCGAAATGCGATCGAAAGATTTGCATCGCTATTTAATGGCcaagaaaatttcaactcgAGGCTGCGTTG aaaaagaagatTTAGTTAATCTTATTATACAGCATGCAAACGCGACTGACAGCGCCTCAAGCAATCAGAGAACAGGGTCCAATCCTGAGGATAATCGGTATATGCATATCTTTCGCGAATTCGCTTCAACTATTGGTGCTGCAGACCTACTCAGCAGTACATCAAGGCCACAAAGCTTTACAAATAATGCACCAACTAATTCTAGGACGAATAGGCCCCAAGAATATCCAAGTCAGACTCAAAGAGACAACGAACCTACTTTAAGCAG TTCCTTCAATCATTCCAATTCTGTACCAAATCCAAGACCTAGTCCATCTAATAGCAATGATAGCCAAACTAGACAGAATGCACAGACATCAAGTGAGGAGGCAACACCAATCATTAGCTGTCCGGAGACAGAAAATGCAACATCCGTTGGTGTATCACCTAGaaacattgaaattgaagAGCTCTCTGATAGTGAAAATAGTCAAGCTAGTGGGCCAGAACCTCTAATTACTGAACATGATGAAAACGCTGCTGCTGATCTTGAGAAACGCTCTGATATGGTCAAGGAATTGTACAGC cacACAGGCGCAGTTAAGTTATCCGATATAACTGACATAGCTGAACTTGAAGCTTTGAATGTAAAGCAACTGAAAGACTTGCTAAGTACAAACAGAGTTGATTACAAAGGCTGTATCGAGCGAGGTGAATTATTGGAAAAAGCTTCAGGACTCTGGCATCACCACGTTAAATCTAGAGAGG ATCTGGAAAAATTACCATTTAAAGACATATGTAAAATATGCATGGATGCTCCCATCGAATGTGTAATGCTTGAATGTGGTCATATGGCAACATGCCTCAACTGTGGAAAACAGCTGTCAGAATGTCCAATTTGCAGACAGTACGTGATTCGTGTTGTACGAACTTTCATGCCCTGA
- the Xbp1 gene encoding LOW QUALITY PROTEIN: uncharacterized protein Xbp1 (The sequence of the model RefSeq protein was modified relative to this genomic sequence to represent the inferred CDS: deleted 2 bases in 1 codon), with product MSVLKSIIITVPKGLSKTPGFSTQKLNFTTSLLTENNANKINNRKMSTTEDDAALDGSIIEQEICFRGKKRRLDHLTWEEKIQRKKLKNRVAAQTSRDRKRAKLDELEETVRVLRDRNETLAQECSALKSQNEVLTVENTSLRRDLESRTTTGEQLFKVSEQCQLCCPHAGICSIPRIPSAAGWGNRTGTSSDPDTTSRNPVEDSDPLPPLEELFADLQGDDYIERLEELAESLLREVTAEVEANANQSSEQVNLARDAPQESSDTTRVVGQASENVEADRTGRSIDEASSTPVQYSGPSTTTTFCTRTHDDTVNPTHYENYVKVKEEPNINDMDTVYGTYDESTNCITIIYPGDDKDGIEIQESVQEVTSEVIHPEKDSTYFRPSHSFGGHLSPPYMSADSMSPASLHSDDIDMGEPLNKLDPNLSDGGYESHGSPNTETINSNTTAALTDLWHESFSELFPSLA from the exons ATGAGCGTGTTGAAAAGTATCATTATAACTGTGCCTAAGGGTCTGTCAAAGACTCCAGGTTTTTCAAcgcaaaaattaaattttacaacgTCCCTGCTCACCGAGAATAACGCGAATAAGATCAACAATCGGAAAATGTCTACTACCGAGGATGACGCAGCGTTAGACGGTTCCATTATTGAAcaagaaatttgttttcgtgGAAAGAAACGGCGTCTCGATCATCTTACgtgggaagaaaaaattcaacgaaa AAAGTTGAAGAACAGAGTAGCAGCTCAAACATCCCGCGATCGTAAAAGAGCAAAGCTTGATGAGCTTGAAGAAACAGTAAGAGTTCTCAGAGATAGAAACGAAACCCTTGCCCAAGAGTGTTCGGCATTAAAGTCGCAGAATGAGGTGCTTACAGTTGAAAATACTTCACTGAGGAGAGACTTAGAGTCGAGAACAACCACAGGAGAACAG CTGTTCAAAGTGTCAGAGCAGTGTCAGTTGTGTTGCCCCCATGCAGGGATCTGCAGTATCCCCCGAATACCCTCTGCCGCAGGGTGGGGCAACCGAACTGGCACCAGTTCTGACCCTGACACAACCAGCCGCAACCCTGTGGAGGATTCTGACCCTCTACCTCCTCTCGAAGAATTGTTTGCAGACCTCCAAGGAGACGATTACATCGAGAGACTTGAAGAACTGGCCGAAAGCCTTCTGCGAGAGGTTACCGCCGAAGTGGAAGCAAATGCTAATCAATCAAGTGAACAA GTCAACCTCGCAAGGGATGCCCCCCAAGAATCTAGCGATACAACAAGAGTGGTGGGGCAGGCATCAGAAAATGTGGAAGCCGATAGAACTGGTCGAAGCATAGATGAAGCCTCTTCCACACCTGTTCAATATTCTGGCCCAAGCACAACTACTACATTTTGTACTCGCACGCATGATGACACTGTCAATCCTACACATTACGAAAATTACGTTAAAGTTAAGGAAGAGCCAAATATAAATGACATGGATACAGTCTACGGTACTTACGACGAATCAACCAATTGCATAACAATTATATATCCAGGAGATGACAAGGATGGTATTGAAATTCAAGAAAGCGTCCAAGAAGTAACATCAGAAGTTATACACCCCGAAAAAGATTCAACATATTTTAGGCCCAGCCATTCGTTTGGTGGTCATTTATCGCCCCCTTACATGTCTGCAGATTCTATGTCTCCAGCAAGTCTTCATTCTGATGATATAGACATGGGGGAACCCTTAAACAAATTAGATCCAAATTTATCAGACGGGGGATATGAGTCTCATGGATCTCCAAATACAGAAACAATTAATTCCAATACTACGGCAGCCCTCACAGACCTCTGGCACGAAAGCTTTTCCGAATTATTTCCAAGTTTAGCATGA
- the Pax gene encoding leupaxin isoform X4, whose amino-acid sequence MDDLDALLADLQNTVSPDGNNATTPGYGSLNGARSHPGNYRGYDNRTSPLPPQSPTYQNREAIEESITRSGNVPHSQTAHGGKMPSLNNNLSELDTLLQDLSNAHYNAHLQERDSIGSTGRLNGGANSPMLRSPSSLSTTRPTVDSLLEELSTAVPAGEYPQDGKVTVTIQETSTEIQPVYEGYAQNQRESLVTRTETNPSLANGHAASNATKELDDLMASLSEFKINGSTHQHQTVTDSPYAKPNKATKSSPSPQPAEGPLTRIHISETHTTHHYQPQHGESHNAQAATQIKQNQLDSMLGNLQADMSRQGVNTTQKGCCNACEKPIVGQVITALGKTWHPEHFTCTHCNQELGTRNFFERDGHPYCEPDYHNLFSPRCAYCNGPILDKCVTALEKTWHTEHFFCAQCGKQFGEDGFHERDGKPYCREDYFDMFAPKCGGCNRAIMENYISALNSQWHPDCFVCRDCRQPFHGGSFFDHEGLPYCETHYHAKRGSLCAGCHKPITGRCITAMFRKFHPEHFVCAFCLKQLNKGTFKEQNDKPYCHGCFDKLFG is encoded by the exons CCTACTTACCAGAACCGCGAAGCGATCGAGGAATCGATAACCAGATCTGGCAATGTTCCTCATTCTCAGACCGCACACGGTGGAAAGATGCCATCTCTGAACAATAATCTCTCAGAGCTGGATACGCTGCTTCAGGATCTTAGCAATGCACACTATAATGCGCATCTTCAAGAAAGAG ACAGCATAGGATCGACTGGGCGACTAAATGGAGGTGCTAATAGTCCAATGTTACGCTCACCGAGTAGCCTGTCAACAACTCGACCTACGGTAGATTCTCTTCTCGAAGAACTAAGCACTGCAGTTCCTGCTGG CGAGTATCCGCAAGATGGTAAAGTAACCGTTACCATCCAAGAGACATCAACTGAGATCCAACCCGTCTACGAAGGATATGCTCAAAATCAGCGAGAATCCTTGGTTACTAGGACCGAGACTAATCCAAGCTTAGCAAATGGACACGCAGCCAGTAATGCCACCAAGGAATTGGATGACCTCATGGCCTCACTTTCTGAGTTTAAA ATTAATGGTAGCACTCACCAACATCAGACGGTGACTGACTCCCCGTACGCTAAACCAAATAAAGCTACCAAGAGCTCACCGAGTCCGCAGCCAGCAGAAGGACCGCTGACCAGGATCCATATTTCGGAGACTCATACTACCCATCATTACCAACCACAGCACGGGGAGAGTCATAACGCCCAAGCTGCAACTCAAATAAAACAGAATCAGTTAGATTCTATGCTAGGAAACCTTCAGGCAGACATGAGTCGTCAAGGAGTAAATACAACTCAGAAGGGTTGCTGCAACGCGTGCGAAAAGCCCATTGTTGGACAG GTGATCACTGCTCTTGGAAAGACGTGGCATCCGGAGCACTTTACTTGCACCCATTGCAACCAGGAGTTGGGCACTCGTAACTTTTTCGAGAGAGATGGTCACCCCTACTGCGAGCCGGATTATCACAACTTATTCTCCCCTCGATGTGCTTACTGTAATGGCCCAATTCTTGAT AAATGCGTAACTGCCTTGGAGAAAACGTGGCATACAGAGCACTTTTTCTGCGCTCAGTGTGGCAAACAGTTTGGAGAAGACGGTTTCCATGAACGCGACGGTAAACCTTATTGCCGCGAAGATTACTTCGACATGTTTGCACCCAAATGTGGTGGATGTAATCGCGCGATAATGGAAAATTATATCTCCGCTCTCAACAGCCAGTGGCATCCAGACTGCTTTGTCTGCAGG GACTGTAGACAACCGTTTCATGGCGGATCATTTTTCGATCACGAAGGATTACCTTACTGCGAAACTCATTATCACGCAAAACGAGGATCCCTATGTGCTGGGTGCCATAAGCCCATTACTG GTCGCTGCATAACTGCGATGTTCCGAAAATTCCATCCTGAACACTTTGTGTGCGCGTTTTGCCTGAAGCAATTGAATAAAGGAACCTTCAAAGAACAAAATGACAAACCATACTGCCATGGCTGCTTTGATAAGTTGTtcggttaa
- the Pax gene encoding leupaxin isoform X5: MTDALLADLQNTVSPDGNNATTPGYGSLNGARSHPGNYRGYDNRTSPLPPQSPTYQNREAIEESITRSGNVPHSQTAHGGKMPSLNNNLSELDTLLQDLSNAHYNAHLQERDSIGSTGRLNGGANSPMLRSPSSLSTTRPTVDSLLEELSTAVPAGEYPQDGKVTVTIQETSTEIQPVYEGYAQNQRESLVTRTETNPSLANGHAASNATKELDDLMASLSEFKINGSTHQHQTVTDSPYAKPNKATKSSPSPQPAEGPLTRIHISETHTTHHYQPQHGESHNAQAATQIKQNQLDSMLGNLQADMSRQGVNTTQKGCCNACEKPIVGQVITALGKTWHPEHFTCTHCNQELGTRNFFERDGHPYCEPDYHNLFSPRCAYCNGPILDKCVTALEKTWHTEHFFCAQCGKQFGEDGFHERDGKPYCREDYFDMFAPKCGGCNRAIMENYISALNSQWHPDCFVCRDCRQPFHGGSFFDHEGLPYCETHYHAKRGSLCAGCHKPITGRCITAMFRKFHPEHFVCAFCLKQLNKGTFKEQNDKPYCHGCFDKLFG, encoded by the exons CCTACTTACCAGAACCGCGAAGCGATCGAGGAATCGATAACCAGATCTGGCAATGTTCCTCATTCTCAGACCGCACACGGTGGAAAGATGCCATCTCTGAACAATAATCTCTCAGAGCTGGATACGCTGCTTCAGGATCTTAGCAATGCACACTATAATGCGCATCTTCAAGAAAGAG ACAGCATAGGATCGACTGGGCGACTAAATGGAGGTGCTAATAGTCCAATGTTACGCTCACCGAGTAGCCTGTCAACAACTCGACCTACGGTAGATTCTCTTCTCGAAGAACTAAGCACTGCAGTTCCTGCTGG CGAGTATCCGCAAGATGGTAAAGTAACCGTTACCATCCAAGAGACATCAACTGAGATCCAACCCGTCTACGAAGGATATGCTCAAAATCAGCGAGAATCCTTGGTTACTAGGACCGAGACTAATCCAAGCTTAGCAAATGGACACGCAGCCAGTAATGCCACCAAGGAATTGGATGACCTCATGGCCTCACTTTCTGAGTTTAAA ATTAATGGTAGCACTCACCAACATCAGACGGTGACTGACTCCCCGTACGCTAAACCAAATAAAGCTACCAAGAGCTCACCGAGTCCGCAGCCAGCAGAAGGACCGCTGACCAGGATCCATATTTCGGAGACTCATACTACCCATCATTACCAACCACAGCACGGGGAGAGTCATAACGCCCAAGCTGCAACTCAAATAAAACAGAATCAGTTAGATTCTATGCTAGGAAACCTTCAGGCAGACATGAGTCGTCAAGGAGTAAATACAACTCAGAAGGGTTGCTGCAACGCGTGCGAAAAGCCCATTGTTGGACAG GTGATCACTGCTCTTGGAAAGACGTGGCATCCGGAGCACTTTACTTGCACCCATTGCAACCAGGAGTTGGGCACTCGTAACTTTTTCGAGAGAGATGGTCACCCCTACTGCGAGCCGGATTATCACAACTTATTCTCCCCTCGATGTGCTTACTGTAATGGCCCAATTCTTGAT AAATGCGTAACTGCCTTGGAGAAAACGTGGCATACAGAGCACTTTTTCTGCGCTCAGTGTGGCAAACAGTTTGGAGAAGACGGTTTCCATGAACGCGACGGTAAACCTTATTGCCGCGAAGATTACTTCGACATGTTTGCACCCAAATGTGGTGGATGTAATCGCGCGATAATGGAAAATTATATCTCCGCTCTCAACAGCCAGTGGCATCCAGACTGCTTTGTCTGCAGG GACTGTAGACAACCGTTTCATGGCGGATCATTTTTCGATCACGAAGGATTACCTTACTGCGAAACTCATTATCACGCAAAACGAGGATCCCTATGTGCTGGGTGCCATAAGCCCATTACTG GTCGCTGCATAACTGCGATGTTCCGAAAATTCCATCCTGAACACTTTGTGTGCGCGTTTTGCCTGAAGCAATTGAATAAAGGAACCTTCAAAGAACAAAATGACAAACCATACTGCCATGGCTGCTTTGATAAGTTGTtcggttaa